The genomic window TATGTTAGGTATAGGTTTGTGGATGGGTTACCGCAAAAACTTCCAGGGCAGCAGCTGGTTAGCCTTAACGATAATAGGTGGTTTATTTACCCTTAAAGCGATAACCATTTTTGATTTCGACCTGTCAAGAATCAGTACAGCTTTAATATTAATCGGATTAGGACTGTATGTAATGCTAAAACCTAAAAAGGTGCAAAATTTCGATCAGTATTTTGAAAAGAAATCAGTGGATTTTACTGATAAAGAAAGCTAAAATTCTTAACTCCATCATATATTTAAAAAGGGACATTTTTTAACAATGCCCCTTTTTTTATTTGAAACAAATGTGCCTAAAAATGCATGATAGATTATTTAGCTACTTTACCGTCATTTCGACTGAAGTGAAGCGGAACGGAGAAATCTGTTCAAGAGATCCTTCGACTACGTTACTATCGATAGACTCCAATACAATGATCGTCATTCCCGCGTAGGCGGGAATCTTAAAGCGCAGGCTAATAGCGATCGTTGTAAGATTGCTTCGTCGGCTGAAAAAGCCTTCTCGCAATGACGATTCCTCGCATCCTATTACTGGGAAAAGAATCTCCTGTCATTCGTATTGATTTTATACAATAAATTATCCCTCAGGATGACAAACAAAAAAGAAACGGGGATTCCACCCTTAGGCAGTATCCCCGTCATCTAAATTAACGCTCTCACATACATAAACGCTGTAAATAGAATATATTGTGCGGGGCTTAAATTTTTTTTCTATAAATGAGTTAAACCTGCAAAACAGGTACCGCTTTGTGGTATTTGTTCCGGTACTCAATCGGTGTTAAACCGGTAATTTTTTTGAAAACATCCCTAAACGATTTTGTGTCTGTATAGCCTACATCAAACATTACCTCGGTTATGTTTTTTCTGCTCGATTCGAAACTTCGCTTGGCAGCCTCAATTTTAACCCTTTGAATATACTCGATTACTGTATTTTTGGTTGCACTTTTAAACCTCCGTTCAAAACTTCTTCTGCCCAATGCCAACATATCGGCCAGTTGATCTACCGTAATCCGATCCTGGTAATTGCCATCAATAAATTCCTGCGCTTTTTTAATTTTTGCATCTTCATGCCCCTTTTGCCCCTGGAACATCATAAAAGCCAGCTGACTCTCGCGATCAATATCAATAGCAAAGTATTTCGCTGCTAAAATGGCGGTATCTCTATCTGTATGTTTTTCAACCAGGTACAAAAGTAAGTTCCAGTAAGAGTTTGCACCACCGCTAGAGTATAAACCCTGAGCATCGGTAATAATACTACCATCTACCAGCTCCACTTCAGGGAACATTTCTCTAAACTGGTTGGCAAACAGCCAATGCGTAGAACATTTCCGCCCATCTAATAAACCGGTTGCAGCCAGTAAAAATGCGCCCATGCAGAGCGAGGCTACCTCTGCACCTTTAGCATGATGTTTTATAATCCATGGCAACAGATCTTGATTCGACTCCATCGCATAACCAATATTGCCACTGATGGCCGGTACAAAGATCAGGTCGGTATGCTCAACCTCATGCAGCAGTTTATCAGCGTGCACAGAAAAAAGGCTGTTGTTCAACCTCACCTCTTTCGTCATCCCTATAAGCTCAACTTTAAAAAGCGGGAGTTTGCCCGATGCCTGTAAAAATTCGTTAACAGCAGTAAATAGATAGCGGGGATCTGCAATGGCTTCAATCACGGCAGTCTCTGGAATTAAGATAGATACATGTTTCATAATCCAAATATAACGAGCCTATTTGTCGTAAACAACCCCCGCAATTGTCGTTTCCACATATTTAGCTTGTTAATTTCTGCCCGTATGTTTGTGTTGTTAATCGTTAACAGTTAAATCTTTAAAGCGGTAATGACAATGGAAGAGTATATTTTAAATGAGGATATTAAGGTGATGTGCATTACGGCCGAATCTTTCCCTAACGGCGTTTTAGCGGCGCACGAAAAACTTCATGCGCTGTTTCCCCTTAATAAGCAACGCAGGTATTTTGGAATAAGCAGGCCTAACGAAAAGCGGGAGATTATTTATAAGGCTGCCGTTGAAGAACTCGCAGATGGCGAAGCTGAAAAACTTGGTATTGAAACCTTTACCATAAAGAAGGGAACATTTATTAGTGAACTGGTTCCCGATTTTATGAAAGATGTTAGCCAGATTGGGAAGACCTTCGAAAAATTGCTCAATCAATCTGACATCGATCCAAATGGCTATTGCCTTGAAATGTATATTAACGAAACAGATGTGCGCTTAATGGTAGGCATCAAAAAATAAAATCACTTGGCAAGTATTAATTCATATCTCACTTTTAACGGCAACTGCCGCGAAGCAATGACATTCTATCAGGGTTGTTTGGGAGGAGAATTGACCTTCGAAACCGTTGGAGAATCGGTTATTGTTGATAAAATACCCAATGTTATGAAGCGGAGTATTATGCATGCTGTTTTGGCTAAAGATGATCTGGTGATTATGGCAACAGATATGGTAGAAGAATGCGGATTAATTAAGGGAAATTCGATTTCTATGATGCTGAATTGTAATTCGGAAGAAGAGGCCCAGGCTTTTTACCGTAAACTTTCAGCAGGAGGGAAGGCATCGCATCCACTACAGGAAACATTCTGGGGAGCACTTTTTGGTGATTTAACAGATCGCTTTGGGAATAATTGGTTAATAAATTACGATAAAAACAGATACATATGAAGAAGTTAAAAACGTGGTATTGGATTGCCACTATTATTTTTGCATTAATGATGATTATGGATGGCGTTGGCGGGATTACTCAACAGGAAGCAGGTAAAGAAGTACTTAAACACCTCGGTTATCCAATGTATCTGCTTATCATTGTTGGTATTGCAAAACTGCTTGGGGCGGCATCCATCCTTCAAAATAAATTTATAGCCATTAAAGAATGGGCCTATGCAGGTTTTGCCATTAATTTTATCGGTGCCTTTGCCTCCAGGGCATTTGTTGGCGATGGCATATCACTTTTAGTGCCGCCACTTATTGCCTTGGTAATTATGTTTATCCCCTACATTTTATGGAAGAAACTGGCATCAAATGTTAAAATTAGTTAAAACTAAACGGCTAGTTTAGTTAGCGCCTTTTCAGAACCAAATATTGTTAACTTTGGGTATTGTAAACAACCAAACACAATACATGATACCATCATGATTTTTTTGATCCAGAAAAGGATGAATCATGAAATCTCATTACCATTAAAACAAAAATATACGGATGAAAAAGAGCCTTTTATTCATAATCGCTTTATTATTTACAACCACTGCATTTTCTCAAAATGTGATCCAGCTCTTTAACGGTGCGAACGACTTTTTTAAACTGTTGCAGGAGGAGAAATTTAAAGATGCCCACGCTTTCTTTGATGATACTTTAAAAACGAAATTAACGGAAGAGAGTTTAAAGAAACTTTGGGGGGATATTGGAACAAAATATGGAAAGGCAGAATCGTTAGATGCCGTTCAAAGTAAAGCTCAGGGCGAGTTTTTTGCAGTAACGGTAGAAGGTAAATTTGCGAACGGTGATCAGAACTTTATTTTAGGTTTTAATAAACTACAGAAAATCGTTGGAATCTTCCTCGCGCCGTCTCGAAAGGCATCTGCTTATTTAAAACCAACTTATGTTGATACCAGTTTATACAAGGAAAAATCGGTATACATTGGGCCGGCAGGAAAACAATTGGCAGCCATTATCACCACACCAAAAAATGCCAAAAATTTCCCTATAGTGGTTTTTGTACATGGCTCTGGTCCGGCCGATATGGATGAAACAGTTGGTGCGAATAAACCCTTTAAAGATTTGGCTGGTGGTTTAGCTTCTAAGGGAATTGCTTCTGTCCGCTATGTGAAACGAACCTTAATCTACCCTAATGAATTTAATAAAGCATTTACAGTAAAAGAAGAAGTGCTGGATGATGCAACTGCAGCTATTGCACTCGCAAAAACGATAGTTGGCGCTAATCCTAAAGCCGTTTATGTATTCGGCCATAGTTTAGGCGGAATGCTGGCACCTAAAATGGCTACCATTACACCTGATTTAGCAGGGATTATTTTGGCAGCAACACCTGCCAGAAAACTAACAGATATTATTGTTGATCAGAATAAGTATATGTTCGATCAGGCTAACGATACAACAGCTGCCTTTAAAAAACAACTGGCAGATGCTTACGTAGAAATTGATAAAAGTAGAATTTCGCAGTTGGGAACTACCATAAAGCCTGATTCTTTAATTTTAGGACTGCCTGCAAAATATTGGACAGATTTAAATACCTACAATCAGGTTGCTGTGGCAAAAAGCCTTTCGAAACCTAGAATATATGTATTGCAGGGAGGAAATGACTTTCAGGTAGGTAAAGTAGATTTTGATTTATGGAATGCTGCCTTGAGTAAAAAGAAAAATGTGGTGCTTAAATTTTATCCAGATTTAAACCACCTCTTAAGTTCTCAAACTGAAAAGGGTACAATGGCCCAATATCAAGCAGCGGTAAGTGTGTCTGAAACTTTAGTTAACGATATTGCCTCATGGATTAAGGCCAAATAATACAAAATCATCTAATCGATAAAGAAAAAGCTCCGACCAAAATCGGAGCTTTTTTGTGCATTTGGTTTCTTTACATCCTGTCTTCGTTAATTAATTAACAAACAAATCAAAAAATAAGCGGTTTAAGTTTAGAGTATCTCATCTTAAATAGTTTGTTTATGACAAAGAATAAAATCACTTTAAAAGGAATATGGGGCGTTTTAAAAGCATCGTTTACAGGATTTAATGATCATAAAGTAACCAAACTTAGCGGCTCATTAGCCTATTATACGGTGTTTTCTATGGCGCCGCTGCTCGTGGTTATTATTTCTTTGTGTGGTATATTTTTAGGGAGAGAAATAGCTGAAGGACAGGTTTATGCCCAGCTTGAAGGATTTTTAGGTAAAGAATCTGCCGTTTCCTTACAGCAGTTAATCAAAAATGCTTATCTGGATGGAAAAAGCACCATTGCTTTAATTGTTGGGATCATAACCCTATTAATTGGGGCAACTACCGTTTTTGGCGATATCCAGGATTCTATTAATACCATTTGGGGTTTAAAACCGAAGCCGAAAAGAGGATGGGTAAAAATGCTCCAGAACCGGTTCTTGTCCTTTTCGGTAATTATTAGCCTGGGTTTTGTGCTGCTGGTTTCGTTAGCGGTTACCTCTGTACTCGATGCTTTTAGTGATCGCTTGCAGGCCCGCTTTGCCGAAATATCTGTTATTGTATTTTACATCCTTAATCAGATCGTAACCTTGGCTGTTATCTCATTAATATTTGGCGTAATATTTAAGGTATTACCTGATGCAATTATAAAATGGCGTGATGTAATTGCTGGTGCAATAGTTACCGCTTTACTATTTATGATCGGTAAATTTGCCATTTCACTTTATATAGGGCAAAGCGATGTTGGGAGTACTTATGGTGCAACAGGTTCATTGGTAGTTGTGCTTTTATGGACTTATTACTCTTCTATCATTTTATATTTTGGTGCCGAATTTACCAAGGCTTATGCGGTTGCTTTTGGATCTGAGATTTACCCTTCTCATTATGCGGTCACCACAAAAGAAATAGAAATAGAAACGGGGAGTAAATCCATTCAGGATAATCATCCCGAAATTAAAAAAGAGGTTAAGAAAGCTTAAAATTATTTATTCGCCCCAAGCTGTAACGATTAATCTTCTTTGGCCGCCATGGTTGCGATGTTCGCAAAGATAAATACCTTGCCAGGTACCAAGTGCCAATCTGCCGTTTCTAATTGGAATGGTAACAGAACTACCTAAAAGTGCTGACTTTAAATGCGCAGGCATATCATCTGAACCTTCATAGTCATGTTCATAATCGGGATCATTTTCTTTTACGGTTTTATTAAAGAACATTTCAAAATCAACCCTAACCGTAGGATCTGCATTTTCGTTGATGGTAAGCGAAGCAGAAGTATGCTGGATAAAAACCTGGCAAATGCCAATGTTAATTTCGTCAATTTGAGGCAGGGCATCCTCAACCTCATCAGTAATGATATGGAAGCCTCTTCTTCGTTCTCTAAGTGCTAAAGCTTGCTGGTATATTTTCATTTGAATTAATTCTCAATAATTTTAATGAAATCCTTTTCACTAGGTAAAACCGTTAAATACTTACTTGCGAAAATTTGTTCATTGTTTTCCGGAAGCGTATATCTTACTACAGATTCGCTTTTATCCTGACAAAGGATAATACCGATGGTTTTGTTTTCATCCTCAAGTTTTACTTCTCTATCAAAATAGTTCACGTACATCTGCATCTGGCCTATATCTTGATGTTTTAGTTCTCCGATTTTTAAATCGATAAGTACAAAACACTTTAAAATACGGTTGTAGAAAACTAAATCTATTTTGAAATGTTTTTCTTCGAAAGTTATTCTTTTTTGACGGGCTACAAAGGTGAAACCATTATCTAATTCTAATAAGAAATGTTCGAGTTTATCGATTAATTTTTGCTCTAACTCACTTTCTGAATAAAAACTTTGTTCTGGTAGTCCTAGGAATTCCAGTATGTAGGGGTCTTTTATTAAATCCTTGTTTTTTTCGATTATTTGTCCTTTCTGGCCGAGTGATCGTATTTCTTCCTTGTTTTTGCTTATTGATAAACGTGCATATAATGCTGAATCATATTGGCGCTGTAGCTCTCGTAAGCTCCAATTATTTTTGATTGCTTCTATTTCATAGAAATTACGCTCATTTAAATCTGCGATTCTCATTAACTTAAGATAATGCGACCAAGTGAGTTTGAATTGCGCAGACAGTGCTGCTGATTTATAGATTTACGCGCTACTGTATCGGCAATTTCTTCATTTTTGAATTCAGCAGACACTGTCTGCTGAATTGAATAGAGTAAATAAAAATTGCGTATTTGCCTCAAATTTGTTTCAGAAAAGCCTTTGCCAAACTCTGCAACTAGTTTTCTTGAGAGTTCTTTTAAAACTCGTTTACCATATTCTGCTCTTTCTTTACCGTCCTGTTCCTCTTCAACAATCATTCTGCCAATTTCGAAGTAAGTGGTAGCCATTATATTATTAATGGTTTGCGATACCTTTTGTCGAGACTGGGCTAGCAGTTCAACAACCCTACTATATAGACTTTGGTTGTTTATTTCCATTTTAAAAACCTCTAAAAATCGATGCCTAAATGCGAGCTTATAATCTTCCTTACTTCAAAAACTCTACATTCCAGATTTTTTCTGCTTTTCTGCCGATTAGCCAAAAAGAGGCCGCCAGTACCGAAAAGAATAAAGCTTTATGCCAGCTGTCCCAGAAGTATTCGAAATAGCGCGTGTAAAGGTTAATAAAGAGAAAAGTAATGCCAAATTCGCGGGCAATGTCGTCATGGTATTTTAGACCAAATAAAGTGCTCGCCACACAAACAGCTCCTGAAATTAATGCCCAATAAAATAAGCTTAGCTGCCTAACCTTATACCATTCTTCTAAACTGGCAAAATTGCCAAATACTGATAAGGCCCAAAGCGAGACAAACAAATAAACCATCCCTGCGATATAAGTAACCTGAAAGAAGTTTTGTGTTTTGGGGAAAGCTTTCATAATAAACGATGCTGCGGTTAATGCAGCGCCAAAAACCACGAAACGTAAAGGATAATTCATGCCAAGGAAATAATAATTCCAACGGCTTAAATAACCTGTTTCCGTACCAAACCAGGCACCTAAAGATATCAAAGCAAAAATCCAGATTAAACGCGAATTGAAAATATAACCTAAAGCACCATAAATGAAAACAGATACTAAAATCAGGATGGAGAAGTTGCCAGATCCATTGTCCAGCACCTTTCCAAAATAGGCAATGGCATTGGCGGTAAGTAAAATTGCTGAAAAAACGATAGCTTCATTACTAAACTTTAAATGGGCCAGTTTCTTTTTTCGCTTAAAACCTAAGATATAAAGCCATGCGGCCAATCCGCCAGAAACAATGGCAATTACAATATTTGGTGTATTGTAAACCCGTTTTAAATAGTTCAAGATCGAATTATCAATGAGGAGCGATCCAAGTGCAATAAAACCGCAAGCCAGAGCTACCCAAAAAGCATACTGTGCCAGGCGTAACCAATCGAAGTTTTTGGCTTCATAACTTTTACGGAGTTTATCGCCGGTTTCGTTATTAATTAAGCCGTCACTTTGCCATTGCTCAATCATATCATCAAGAAACTCACTCTTTTCTCTATCAACTTTCATAGGTTAGGTATATACGAAGATAGTTTTTTTAGTGCTTAGTCAAAAGTCCCGGGTCAGAAGTTTATATCGACTAAAGACTGCTGACTAAGGACTTCGGACTAACTAAATAACCTCCTTAATTTTCTTATTATTTCCAACAATCCAAATCACATCACCGTTATCGAATACAAAGTCTGAGGAAGGATTCAATATCCGATCAGTACCCCTTTCTATGCCAACAATTAATGCCTGTGCTTTTTCGCGGATCCCTGCATTTCTAATACTTA from Flavobacterium sp. W4I14 includes these protein-coding regions:
- a CDS encoding putative membrane protein (product_source=COG5547; cog=COG5547; superfamily=82866; transmembrane_helix_parts=Inside_1_12,TMhelix_13_30,Outside_31_33,TMhelix_34_56,Inside_57_62,TMhelix_63_82,Outside_83_86,TMhelix_87_105,Inside_106_129) encodes the protein MENLIKKNHADKQFGLGVLIIAIGSVFLLRNSGIDIPYWILKWHTIMLGIGLWMGYRKNFQGSSWLALTIIGGLFTLKAITIFDFDLSRISTALILIGLGLYVMLKPKKVQNFDQYFEKKSVDFTDKES
- a CDS encoding membrane protein (product_source=KO:K07058; cog=COG1295; ko=KO:K07058; pfam=PF03631; tigrfam=TIGR00765; transmembrane_helix_parts=Inside_1_35,TMhelix_36_58,Outside_59_95,TMhelix_96_115,Inside_116_142,TMhelix_143_165,Outside_166_182,TMhelix_183_205,Inside_206_217,TMhelix_218_240,Outside_241_249,TMhelix_250_272,Inside_273_322), whose product is MTKNKITLKGIWGVLKASFTGFNDHKVTKLSGSLAYYTVFSMAPLLVVIISLCGIFLGREIAEGQVYAQLEGFLGKESAVSLQQLIKNAYLDGKSTIALIVGIITLLIGATTVFGDIQDSINTIWGLKPKPKRGWVKMLQNRFLSFSVIISLGFVLLVSLAVTSVLDAFSDRLQARFAEISVIVFYILNQIVTLAVISLIFGVIFKVLPDAIIKWRDVIAGAIVTALLFMIGKFAISLYIGQSDVGSTYGATGSLVVVLLWTYYSSIILYFGAEFTKAYAVAFGSEIYPSHYAVTTKEIEIETGSKSIQDNHPEIKKEVKKA
- a CDS encoding hypothetical protein (product_source=Hypo-rule applied; cath_funfam=3.30.460.10; pfam=PF17761), giving the protein MEINNQSLYSRVVELLAQSRQKVSQTINNIMATTYFEIGRMIVEEEQDGKERAEYGKRVLKELSRKLVAEFGKGFSETNLRQIRNFYLLYSIQQTVSAEFKNEEIADTVARKSINQQHCLRNSNSLGRIILS
- a CDS encoding putative nuclease of restriction endonuclease-like (RecB) superfamily (product_source=COG4804; cog=COG4804; pfam=PF06250), with the translated sequence MRIADLNERNFYEIEAIKNNWSLRELQRQYDSALYARLSISKNKEEIRSLGQKGQIIEKNKDLIKDPYILEFLGLPEQSFYSESELEQKLIDKLEHFLLELDNGFTFVARQKRITFEEKHFKIDLVFYNRILKCFVLIDLKIGELKHQDIGQMQMYVNYFDREVKLEDENKTIGIILCQDKSESVVRYTLPENNEQIFASKYLTVLPSEKDFIKIIEN
- a CDS encoding transcriptional regulator GlxA family with amidase domain (product_source=COG4977; cath_funfam=1.10.10.60,3.40.50.880; cog=COG4977; pfam=PF01965,PF12833; smart=SM00342; superfamily=46689,52317), yielding MKHVSILIPETAVIEAIADPRYLFTAVNEFLQASGKLPLFKVELIGMTKEVRLNNSLFSVHADKLLHEVEHTDLIFVPAISGNIGYAMESNQDLLPWIIKHHAKGAEVASLCMGAFLLAATGLLDGRKCSTHWLFANQFREMFPEVELVDGSIITDAQGLYSSGGANSYWNLLLYLVEKHTDRDTAILAAKYFAIDIDRESQLAFMMFQGQKGHEDAKIKKAQEFIDGNYQDRITVDQLADMLALGRRSFERRFKSATKNTVIEYIQRVKIEAAKRSFESSRKNITEVMFDVGYTDTKSFRDVFKKITGLTPIEYRNKYHKAVPVLQV
- a CDS encoding hypothetical protein (product_source=Hypo-rule applied; pfam=PF13564; transmembrane_helix_parts=Inside_1_6,TMhelix_7_29,Outside_30_38,TMhelix_39_61,Inside_62_72,TMhelix_73_92,Outside_93_96,TMhelix_97_115,Inside_116_125), coding for MKKLKTWYWIATIIFALMMIMDGVGGITQQEAGKEVLKHLGYPMYLLIIVGIAKLLGAASILQNKFIAIKEWAYAGFAINFIGAFASRAFVGDGISLLVPPLIALVIMFIPYILWKKLASNVKIS
- a CDS encoding hypothetical protein (product_source=Hypo-rule applied; cath_funfam=3.30.300.70; superfamily=117991), with amino-acid sequence MTMEEYILNEDIKVMCITAESFPNGVLAAHEKLHALFPLNKQRRYFGISRPNEKREIIYKAAVEELADGEAEKLGIETFTIKKGTFISELVPDFMKDVSQIGKTFEKLLNQSDIDPNGYCLEMYINETDVRLMVGIKK
- a CDS encoding secondary thiamine-phosphate synthase enzyme (product_source=TIGR00149; cath_funfam=2.60.120.460; cog=COG0432; pfam=PF01894; superfamily=111038; tigrfam=TIGR00149), translating into MKIYQQALALRERRRGFHIITDEVEDALPQIDEINIGICQVFIQHTSASLTINENADPTVRVDFEMFFNKTVKENDPDYEHDYEGSDDMPAHLKSALLGSSVTIPIRNGRLALGTWQGIYLCEHRNHGGQRRLIVTAWGE
- a CDS encoding PhnB protein (product_source=KO:K04750; cog=COG2764; ko=KO:K04750; pfam=PF06983; superfamily=54593) yields the protein MASINSYLTFNGNCREAMTFYQGCLGGELTFETVGESVIVDKIPNVMKRSIMHAVLAKDDLVIMATDMVEECGLIKGNSISMMLNCNSEEEAQAFYRKLSAGGKASHPLQETFWGALFGDLTDRFGNNWLINYDKNRYI
- a CDS encoding dienelactone hydrolase (product_source=COG0412; cath_funfam=1.10.238.10,3.40.50.1820; cleavage_site_network=SignalP-noTM; cog=COG0412; ko=KO:K06889; pfam=PF13026; superfamily=53474; transmembrane_helix_parts=Inside_1_4,TMhelix_5_27,Outside_28_439), with translation MKKSLLFIIALLFTTTAFSQNVIQLFNGANDFFKLLQEEKFKDAHAFFDDTLKTKLTEESLKKLWGDIGTKYGKAESLDAVQSKAQGEFFAVTVEGKFANGDQNFILGFNKLQKIVGIFLAPSRKASAYLKPTYVDTSLYKEKSVYIGPAGKQLAAIITTPKNAKNFPIVVFVHGSGPADMDETVGANKPFKDLAGGLASKGIASVRYVKRTLIYPNEFNKAFTVKEEVLDDATAAIALAKTIVGANPKAVYVFGHSLGGMLAPKMATITPDLAGIILAATPARKLTDIIVDQNKYMFDQANDTTAAFKKQLADAYVEIDKSRISQLGTTIKPDSLILGLPAKYWTDLNTYNQVAVAKSLSKPRIYVLQGGNDFQVGKVDFDLWNAALSKKKNVVLKFYPDLNHLLSSQTEKGTMAQYQAAVSVSETLVNDIASWIKAK
- a CDS encoding hypothetical protein (product_source=Hypo-rule applied; transmembrane_helix_parts=Outside_1_44,TMhelix_45_67,Inside_68_79,TMhelix_80_102,Outside_103_116,TMhelix_117_134,Inside_135_140,TMhelix_141_163,Outside_164_166,TMhelix_167_186,Inside_187_192,TMhelix_193_215,Outside_216_229,TMhelix_230_252,Inside_253_263,TMhelix_264_283,Outside_284_308,TMhelix_309_331,Inside_332_344), whose translation is MKVDREKSEFLDDMIEQWQSDGLINNETGDKLRKSYEAKNFDWLRLAQYAFWVALACGFIALGSLLIDNSILNYLKRVYNTPNIVIAIVSGGLAAWLYILGFKRKKKLAHLKFSNEAIVFSAILLTANAIAYFGKVLDNGSGNFSILILVSVFIYGALGYIFNSRLIWIFALISLGAWFGTETGYLSRWNYYFLGMNYPLRFVVFGAALTAASFIMKAFPKTQNFFQVTYIAGMVYLFVSLWALSVFGNFASLEEWYKVRQLSLFYWALISGAVCVASTLFGLKYHDDIAREFGITFLFINLYTRYFEYFWDSWHKALFFSVLAASFWLIGRKAEKIWNVEFLK